In Drosophila yakuba strain Tai18E2 chromosome X, Prin_Dyak_Tai18E2_2.1, whole genome shotgun sequence, a single genomic region encodes these proteins:
- the LOC6523945 gene encoding putative trypsin-6, which yields MCPSKLIVCILLVSVSAESGSESQATQLQVPSTPSRKEPSPADFQFLITGGYRPETNDLVKYAVMLRTGKPKKFFGDNHQCAGVIFSQRAILTAAHCMFYKQQKLKPKQLMVVAGTPKRLVKGVTTQIMESEVVLPHPKYNKNAHKYDIGLILMKKDLSLGAAVATMSLYNKAPVAGVKCSIVGWGTIFQHGPLPDEAINADVEILPDSFCKKLAEWSNVGMLCAHNKDNSDVDSCQGDSGGPLICDNMVTGIVSFGIGCGEPNSAGVYTDVYHFRDWITKNSCPLGTRPAWTLLLLLLLVLLGEPASATS from the exons ATGTGTCCGTCAAAATTAATTGTGTGTATACTCCTGGTTTCGGTAAGCGCCGAGTCTGGCTCGGAATCGCAGGCGACCCAGCTGCAGGTGCCATCGACGCCCAGTCGCAAGGAGCCCAGTCCAGCGGACTTTCAGTTCCTGATCACCGGCGGCTATCGGCCGGAGACCAACGACCTGGTCAAGTACGCGGTCATGTTGCGAACGGGAAAGCCGAAGAAGTTCTTCGGGGACAACCACCAATGCGCGGGCGTGATTTTCAGTCAGCGGGCCATTCTCACGGCGGCCCATTGCATGTTCTACAA GCAGCAAAAGCTGAAGCCCAAGCAGTTAATGGTCGTTGCGGGGACTCCCAAGAGGCTGGTCAAGGGCGTTACAACGCAAATTATGGAATCCGAGGTGGTGCTGCCGCATCCCAAGTACAACAAGAATGCGCACAAGTACGACATCGGCCTGATCCTGATGAAGAAGGATCTCAGTCTGGGCGCTGCCGTTGCCACTATGTCCCTGTACAACAAGGCTCCGGTCGCCGGCGTCAAGTGCTCCATCGTCGGCTGGGGCACGATCTTTCAG CATGGCCCACTGCCGGATGAGGCCATCAACGCCGATGTGGAGATACTGCCGGACAGCTTCTGCAAGAAGCTGGCGGAATGGTCCAACGTGGGCATGCTCTGCGCCCACAACAAGGACAACTCCGATGTGGACAGCTGCCAGGGCGACTCGGGCGGGCCGCTCATCTGTGACAACATGGTCACTGGCATCGTGTCCTTTGGCATAGGTTGCGGCGAGCCCAATTCGGCTGGGGTCTACACCGATGTCTACCACTTCCGGGATTGGATCACCAAGAACTCCTGCCCACTGGGCACACGACCTGCGTGgacgctgttgctgctgctgctcctggtgcTGCTCGGTGAGCCGGCTAGTGCAACTAGTTAa